Within the Desulfovibrio sp. genome, the region CCGGGCCTCCCAACAGGAAGTGGATGCGCTCGCAGTAACGGGATTAAACCGCATTCGTCAGAAGCTCTTTTTCGACCACGACCCCGCCTCCGCTGAATGGCTTTTGTTCAAGGCCAGAAACGGGCAGGAACTGGCCGAGGCAATGAAGCTCTCCAACATCGAACCCGTTTTGGCCCAGGCCCTTACTGTTTTGTGGACAAAAATGAATTTCAAGACCGAGGTGGTTGTTCTGGTCAACCTCTCGCTGATCGCCAAAACCACCCAGAATGTGCAGGGCAAGGTGGGCGAAATCCTCTCCAAACTTGGAGTGGTAAAAGCCGGGCAGGCTTAAGCCTTAAGGACATACTCGTCTATCATAAACCGCGAGCGCGCCATTGAGACGCGCTCGCGGCAAAAACGCCGCCTATTTGCGAACATCCAACTTCAGAAGCGTGCTCCCCTCGCGCAGGTATTTGAGCACATCGATTCCCACCTTGTCCTCCTGCTTCGGCGGCATGGCCCCGCTGCCGGGCGCCGTCACCTGGGCCTCGCCCGCAGGCAACAGCTGAGCCAGGTCTTCCGAAGCCAAATCCGCTTCGCGCTGGGTCAAGGAAAGAGAGGACGCCACCGGCAGATAGTAGAAGGCAAGCTTCATGCCCCCGGCCTGATCCTTTTTGAGCTTCACCCGCACCGGCCCCTTTTTCCAACGGATCACCGTGGAGTCTCCCTCAACGGCTTTCTTGCCGGGGCCGTAAATCTTGCGCAGTTCCGCCGTCAGCTCGTCGTACCCGGTCGCATCCTTCAGGCGCAGGTGCACGGCGTAGAGCTTGCCGCCTGACAGGCCGTAAAACACCGTGGGCTTGCCGAATCCCTTCATTTCGTAGTTTTCGCGAAGGCTTACGAAGTAGTCGATGCCGTCATCGGTTCGTATCTTCAAGAAGCCCTGGCGTTTGCTCACGTCCTCGCCCCAGGCCACGGTTCCGAATCCCTTGGTTATTGCCTGCGGAGCCGCGCCAAGGCACGGAACAGCATAAATCACCATCAGGGCAACCATCACCATCAAACGGGTCATTACGGCCACGCGTTCCTCCACTCATGCGGTATTTTTATTAAATAGCCGTACAGTACAATCCTGGCAAGCGCATGGCACCCGCCCGAGCCCGGAGCGATTCAATGAGCGAGGCAGCCTGCTCTTGCTGGATGGACTCGATCTCGCCGTAGCATACCTGAACTGAAGCAGTGCTCTGCTAGAGAGCCAATTCTCTTGATACGCTATGCAGGCAAGATAATAAAAAGCGCGGCCAATTGGGCACGCGCCAGGAGTGAAGTGCCGTTGCAAAACGGACTTCGTGCCGGGTTGCCATGTCCCCGGCGGTGGGAATCTCCATCGCTTAGCTCAGGCTCTTACCGCCAAGCATGGCCAGGGCAGATTCTTTTTCATCCGCCAGCCTGGTTGACACCGCCACACGCAAACGCCCGCGTCCGGCGAACTGCGCCATGCGCTGGGAGTAGACCTCCTCGATGAGGGCCTTGTCCGACTTGTCCTGCCCTTTACCTTGGAGCTTCTCCACGGCCTGGGTGAAGATTTCAGCCGCCCCGTTGGGCCCGTGCTGCACAGCGGTGCTCCAGAGGACCTCGCGCACTGCCTGGGAACGTTTGGAAACATCTTCGCCAGCCGAGAGGGTTATGGATTTCAGAGCGGGCTGGTAGTGGGTTTCACGAATGAATTCGTGCTGCAGGGCTTCAAAGCGTTTGGGGTTCTCCGCTGCAATGCGCTTCCATTCGTCGGCCATGGTGCCTTGGCGGCCTCCGGTGTTTGCCGGGCCCGACGTGGAAAGCCTCGAGGCCAGGTCCGGGGCCTTGGTATTCAAGTAGTCCATGAAACGGCCCATGGTGCCCACGCCCGAAGCGATCTGGTAGAGTCCGTAGGACGTGCCGCCCCGGCCGTCGTACCCTATGGCGTCGATGGCCCCACGGGATTCGTACGCTGCCGATAAAATTCCTATCCTGCCGTCGCCAGAGTATTTGGAATCGTCCTTGGCCAACGTGGCCTGACGTTTGGCTGCAAGGAATTTCGATTCCGCTGCCGCGGCCGCGAACAGCAGGTCTTCCTCGTCTTTTGTGAAGGCGGTGCCCAGGCCCCCCTTGCCTCCGGTACCAGGCAAATGCCCCAGGTCCTCAGGGTGGCGCGCGTTCTGGTTGACTGCCCCGCGCACCTCGTTGGAAGCAACCTTGCTCTTGGCTTCTGCACGAGGTTGAGCCTGGGCCTGCGTTTGAGACGGAAGATTGACGTTTAGTATGCCACCCGGGCCTCTGGTAGGCATGCCCGTAACCACCGACATGGGGTCCTTGCCCTTGCCCGCCAGGACATCCTGGCTTACACCCAGCTGGCTGGTGAGCATGGTCTTGAACGCGCCCTGGTCCTGGGACAGCTTGTTCGGTCCGAACCTGCTCAGTTCCGGCCTGGCCACGAGGGCAGCGGCTATTTTTTGCGGCGTCATTACCATGACGTAAACCCCTTTCGTCGAGAGTTAGCATCATGGTTCAGCAATCCGCGTGCCAGGCTTCGCACTCCTTCTTTCAGAACAGGTCCTGCAGATACTTCCCGTGCCATTCCGGAGCCGATACGACGCACTTCAACTGCCTTTTCTGTTACTGCCCGCTCTATTTCCTGGAAGACTGCGGCGGCGACTTCGAAATGCTGGGAGGCATAAAGGACTGCAGCAAGTGTTTGAAGCCGCATGCATTCGACGGATATGAACGTACCGTAGGGCGTTTGAAGGAAGAACTGGAGAAACGGCGGGAGATATACCGCGAAGATCAGGAACGCTAGCCAGCCGCGAAGCAACACGGGATTCCAAAGGGCACGCGCCCTTTGGCCGCCGGAGGCTTCCCCAACAACAAACCAAAGAGGCAAACCTTCTCAGCTCGCCCCCACCTAACAAACTTAGCCGCAGGCCCGTCCCTTCAGCCCGAACACCAGCTTCAGTATCTTGGGGGCCACTCCGTCGAAAATCTTGGGGGCCAGGAACTCGCCTGCCACCCGTTTGCTTATCTCTCCCAAGGTCGGATACGGGTGCACGGCCTGGGCAAGAGCCGAAAGTTTCACCCCTCCCGCCAATGCGGCTATCCATTCGCAGAGCAGGTCCCCTGCCCTCGATCCAAGGATCTGGACGCCAACCACCTTTTCCTTACCGTCAACCAGCATCTTGATGAGACCTTCAGGCGTGCCGTCCGCCTGGGCCCGGTCGTTGTCTTCGAAACGCTGGACATGCGGTGTAACCGCGATGCCAGCCTTGGCTGCGGCAGCCTCGGTCAGCCCCACGGTGGCAAGTTCCGGTTCGCAGTAGGTTGCCTTGGGCATCAGGGTGTAATCCGTCTTTCGTGGGAGCCTGGCCACCGCGTTGGTCAGGGCCACACCGCCCTCGTATCCGGCCGCGTGGGTGAAGAGCCATTTGCCCAAGATGTCTCCTGCCGCGAAAATGTTGTCAGCAGTGGTGCGCAGCCTGGAGTCAGTGGGAATCCCCTTTTCAGTATAGGCCACGCCTGCCTTTTCCAGCTTGAGCCCGGCAACGTTGGGGCTTCGGCCCATGGCCACCAAAAGAAATTTTGCCGAAGCGACAGCCTCTTCCCCGGAAGCCAGAGAATAGCCCACGTGCCTGAGCCCGTAGGACACGCTGGCGAATCTGGCTTTGGCCCCGGTAATCACCGTGACCCCTTCGGCTTCCAGGCGCTGGCGCACCAATGCAGCCATATCCGGGTCCTCGCCGGAGAGGAGCTGATCGGAACGCTGCACCATGGTCACGGAGCTGCCCAGGCGCTGGAATGCCTGGGCCATTTCCACGGCCATGGCCCCACCGCCAAGGATCAGCAGGGATTCGGGAAGTTCGTCCAAGGAGAACAGGCTCTTGTTGGTAAGGTGCGGGGTATGGCGCAAGCCCGGAATGTCGGGGATGGCAGGCGAGGACCCCGTGGCCACGATCCAGCGGTCGGCCGAGACTGTCTTTCCGTTCAGGCTCACCGCATGCTCGTCCACGAACTCGGGCGAGCCGAATTCCACCTTGGCACCAAGCGAGCAAAAACGTTCCGGTGAATCGTGGAGCTGGATATGTTCGATGACCTGGCGGATTCTGGCCTTTATCTTACTGAAATCAACAGGCGGCAACTCCATGTCCGGCAGGCCCCAGCGCGAAGACGTGAGCATGCGATGGCGCAGGTTGGCCGAGGCGATGAGCGTTTTGGAAGGCACGCAGCCGTAGTGCAGGCAATCCCCGCCAAGTGCCGGCCCCTTTTCAATAAGGAGTACCTTGGCACCAAGGCGCGCCCCGCCAGCCACGGCCGTAAGACCCGCCGCTCCCCCTCCAATCACTCCCAGATCATAATCATACGTCGCCATTGTCCGGCTCCCTTACTGATGAAACTCGCCCCATTAAGCATGCGTCGGCCTTCCTGTCCATCCTGGAAGAATTCCGACTTCCGCTGTTACCCTCCTCATTTGGCTCTCCTTGTCTTTCATCACTCGCCCGACGTAGTTTCGCTCCACTATTTCCAGAGTGCATTGCATAAACATAAAAAAGGCCGCCCGTTGCCGGGCGGCCTTCTCATCACAGGCGTCCGCCTGATTTTCTACCAATCGGACTTGGTGAAGCTGTCTTCCACGCCGAAGTCCACAACCGGCTCGGGGGCAGCGGCAGGAGCACCGCCAGCGGCAGGAGCGCCGCCGCCGGCCACGGTCACGACGCCGTGCTTCTTCACGTCCTCGATCATCTTCAGAAGCTCATCCACCTTGCCGATGTACTCTTCGACCTTGGCCAGGGGAGCCACGAGAATCTTCTCGCTGTCCTTCTGGGCGGAATCCTCGAAGCGCTTCACCGAGGCTTCGGCGGCCTTCAGCTTGGCTTCCACGTCGATCAGGGTGGCGGTCTTGGCGGCCAGTTCAGCCTTCACTTTGGCGAGCTCTTCAGCCTGGGTTTCAGCGACGGTCTTGTATTCGGCCAGCTTGACGAACAGGGCGTTGATCTCGCCCATGGTCTCGGCAGGCAGCTTGGGCACGGACACGTTCTTGCCGGCGGAAGCCAGCTGGTTGGCGCTCATGGCGATCACTTCGGGATGCTGCTCATAGATCCACGCCTTGGCGATGGCGCCGGCGAAAGGAGCCAACTCCTCGTCAACGACTGTGTCGGCCATGTAGCTCACCAGCTCAACCACGCCCTTCTTCTGGCCTTCCTTGTCCACGCCCTTCAAGTACGACATGAAGGTGTTCATCGGGAAAACTTTCGTCTCAGCCATGGGAGTTCCTCCTCTTAGATCTCGAAAACTTTGTCTTCAACGCGCGAAAGCGGAAGCCTTCCGCTCATGCGCGCATACACCAGGGCCGTTGTGCGATACACCAGGTGCCCGAGCTTGGACCAGGGCAGGTAGGCGAACAGCATAAACACACTGATCAGATGCAGATAGTACATGGGGTAGGCCAGTCCGGCCACGCCAGCCAGGCGCAGCACGAACGCGCCGGTGCCGGTGACGAACACCGCCCAGACCACGCCCAGCAGATACCAGTCGTAGAAGCTCGATCCGGACTTCTGGGAGTCCTGGTTCAGCCGGCGGCGGGTGAGCATGGTCAGGCCATAGAGGCCAAGCGCCATGCCGGCCACGGCCAGCAGTTTCACCGGGCTGTAGAGCGGCATGGGGGTGTCGCCCAGGGAGTGCAGCCAGTGGAATCCAGGGACCTTGGAGCCCCAGTGGGACACCGCGACGACGCCGGTGACGATGGCCAGGGCCACGAAGGCGAAGACCAGTGTCCAGTGCCCCTTGAAGCGCTCGGTGTTGTCTTTTCCGCAGTCGTTCCACTTGCGGTGGGTAAGTATCTCGTCGCGCACCACGTCGATGATGGCCTGGACGAGGGTGGGCTTTTCCACCTGCTGACCGATGTTGAAGGTTTCCGGCAGGCTCTTGAACGAGTTCCACATGTTCATGACACCCTTATAGAAGCTCCATCCCATGAAAATGAATACCAGGATGAACAGGGGGTCGATGGTGTAGTCGCCGGGGTAGAGCTTGCCGAACTTGATCTCGCCCTGGGGAATGCTGAAACCGCCCTGGGTTATCAGCCAGATAACGGCGAAGAGAACGGCCGGGATGGCGATCAGGATGGGCAAGCCCTTGGAGGAGCTCATCCATTCGCCAATGCAGGCCGGGCCCACCAGCTTGCGGTAGGTCATGTTGCGGATGGCGGCCAGAGTGTCGCCAGGCCGGGCGCCGCGGGGACAGAGGTCCGAGCAGGTGCCGCAGTTGTGGCACAGCCACACGTCAATGTCGTTCATGAGCTTGTCTTTGAGGCCCCACTGCGCCCAGACCATCTCCTTGCGGGGATATGGGTTCTCGGACGGAGACAGAGGGCAGGCCACGGAGCAGGTGGCGCACTGATAGCACTTCTTGACGGACTCGCCGCCAGATGCCTGCAGCTCCCTGACAAAGCTCGGATCGGGTAGGATCCGGACCGGAGAAGACATAAGCAGGGCCTCCTAGTATCCTTTGAACGGGTTGGGACCCAATTTCGTGATCATTTTCATGAAGTCGTCGATCAGGTCGGGCACGGTGTCGTACTCGTCAATGGACACCTGGAGCTGGTCAACGCGTTCGGCTTCAACGCCCAGGCGGTTGAGCGACTCGGAGATGTTCTCCTTGCGGCGGTTGCACAGCTCGGAACCCTTGACGAAGTGGCACTGGTAGTCGTCGCCGTACTTGCAGCCGAGCAGCATCACGCCGTCGATGCCCTTGGACATGGCGTCGGCCACCCAGATGGCGTTGACCGAACCCAGGCAGCGCACCGGAATGACACGCACGTAGGGACTCCAGGCTTTCTTGCGCATGGCGGCCATGTCGAGCGCCGGGTAGGCGTCGTTCTCGCAGGCCAGGATGAGCACGCGGGGGCCGCCCACGTCCATCTTCGGGGGCACCTGCATCTCGCGGATCATGGAGCCGATCATGTCGATGTTGTAGTTGTCGAAGCTGATGACGCGCTCGGGACAGGCGCCCATGCAGGTGCCGCAGCGGCGGCAGCGCGTGGGATTGGGCATCGGGGTGCCCTTGGGATCGTCATCGAGAGCGCCGAACGGACATTCCTCGGTGCAGCGTTTGCACTGGGTGCAACGCACGAAGTTGAACACCGGGTAGCTGCGGTCGCCGGAGCGCGGGTGCACCGCGACGCCCTTGTTGGCGCTGGACACGCACTGGATGGCCTTGAGCGCGGCGCCCATGGCGTCGTCGCCAGCCAGAGCCAGCCCCATGGGCTGGCGCACCGCGCCGGCGGCGTAGATGCCGGTGCGGCGGGTTTCGTAGGGGAAGCAGATGTAGTTGGAATCCGCATACCCTTCGAAGAGCCCCAGGTCCGGGAAGGCCAGACCCTGGCGATACTCCAGATTGATCACCGGGCTGTGCGCCGTGGTGGGCACCAACGCGGTGGGCAGAACCACCAGGTCGGCCTCGATCTCAATGGACTCGCCCAGCAGGGTGTTGGCCATTGTGATGATCACGGAGCCGCCCGAACCGGATTTGACGCCCTTGATGTCGGCCTTGCTGAGCATGATGCCCGGCTTGTCCTGGGCGGCCTTGTAGTAGCGCTCGTTGATGCCTGGCACCATCATGTGGTCGTAGAAGATGTAGGCCGCGGCCTCGGGGTTCTTCTCGACCACATAGTTGGCCTGCTTGAGCGCCACCAGGGTGGACAGCTCGGAGGACAAGGCCAGATGGCGCTGGGATTCCAGGTCGCAGAAAGGAGCCGGACCGGCCTCCTCTCCTTCGGCAGGAGCCTCGGCTGCCTGCGCCGGGGGATCCTGCGGGGCGTCGCCTTCCTTGTCGCACTCCAGGGCCACGTCGGCCGGACAGGCCACTGTGGTGCACAGGGAGGTGTTAAGCAGGAAAGCAACGCTCTTGGGCACCTTATTGTCGGAAGGACGGGTGATAGCGCCGCCCTTGGCCATCTTTTCGAGCTCGGCGGTGGTGATCACGTTCTTGATCTCGCCGTAACCCAGGGGTTCCAGGTACTTGGTGTCACCCGGGTCCCAACCCGTGGCCAGGACCATGGAACCGATGTCCAGGGTCTGGCCGTTGGAGAGCTCGGCCTTGTACTGGCCGGGCGCACCGGAGAACTTCTCCAGGATGGTGCCGGTCAGAATTGTGACCTTCTTGTTGTCCTTCACCTGGGCAATGAGCTTGTCCAGGCCCGTTTCCTGAGCCTCGGTGTAGGGATAGCTCAGGGGGAAGGTTTTGTAGAAGTTGGCCACCTTGCCGCCCAGGGCATCGGCCTTTTCCACCAGGACCACGTCGTAGCCCAGGGAGGCTGCGGCATTGGCCGCGTTCAAGCCGGTCCAGCCGCCACCCAGAACCATGATGGTCTTGCAGGTTTCGGCCACCTCGGGGTTTGGAATGTTGGATTTGGTGAGCTTCACCACACCCATGAGGGCGTATTCCGTGCAGATAAGCTGCATGTCGTCGATGCCCTTGGCCTTTTCCAGCTCACCGGTCACCTTGTCGAAGGACCAAACGCCCTGCTCGCGCAGGTTGACCCTCTCCACCTGGACCTTGTCTCCGAAGGTGAACACGTCCCACTTGGAGCGGGGCGAGCAGGCGCAGAGGCACACGGCATCAAGCCCGGCCTCGGCGATGTCGGCCTCGATGGCCGCCTTTCCTTCAGGAGAGCACAGCACGGGGTGGGTTTTGATGACCGGGCACTGCGGCTGGTACTTATTCTTCACCGCTGTGCACACTGCGTCCATATCGACGGCTTCGCCTATGCCGCAGCCGCCGCAGACGTACACGCCTATTTTCTCGGCCATGAATCCTTACCTCCCCGCAACCGTTTGTATGGCCTTGAGCGCGGCGCCCGTGGCCGCCTGGGCCGAGCGCATCACGTCCAAGGGCAGCTTGGCGCAGCCCGTGGCAATAATCCCGGAACCCTCTGCACCTATGAAGAAGCCTTCCTCATCACGGGGCGCGTTCACGGCCACTGCCTCACCAGCCGATGAGGGCTGCATGCCGGTGGCCAAGACCACCAGATCGAATTCCTCGATGTTCTTGATGCCGGAGTCGACATTTTCCACCGTGGCCAGCACCTTGCCGGACGGGGATTCGACCAGTTCGGCCACCTTGCCCTTAACCAGCGACAGCTTGCCGTCAGCGGAAACCTTCTCCAGGAACTTCTGGTAGCGGCCAGGGGTGCGAAGGTCGATGTAATATATGGTGACCAGCGCCTCGGGCACCCGCTCGCGAACATAGGTGGCCTGCTTGAGGCTGGCCATGCAGCAGATGTAGGAGCAGTAGTTCAGGTGGTTCTCGTCGCGCGAACCGGCGCACTGCACAAACGCGATGCGCTTGGGCACGGCCTTGTCGGACGGGCGCAGCAGGAGCCCGCCGGTGGGGCCGTTGGGCGCGCACAGCCGCTCCATCTGCATGTTGGAGATGACGTTCTTTAACTTGCCCGCGCCCAGGTTCTCCAGCTTGGACATATCGTAGGGCTTCCAGCCGGTGGCCTCCACGATGGCGCCGACCTTGAAGGTCTGGGAGCGCTCCTGGTCGGCCAGATCGATCGCGCCATACTTGCACGAGGCTTCGATCTTCTTGGCCTCAGCCTCTGAGCAACGGTTCTTCTCGAACACGTAGCGCATGGGGAAGGAGAAGATGTTGGGCCTAAACGCCACTTTGCGCTCGCCAAGTCCCAGATCGAACTCGCAGGGCACCATGGTTTCGGCCGCCTCGGCGCAGTCGTTGCACGCAGTGCACTTCTCGTTGACGTGGCGAGGCTTGATGGAAACGGTCACGTCGAAGTCGCCGGGCTTGCCGGAGACCTTGGTGACAGAAGCCATGGTGAGCACTTTCACGTTAGGATTGTTGCGGATGCGCTGGAACTGAATCTCCAGTCCGCAGGATGGGGGGCAGAGCTTTGGGAAATATTGGTTGAGCTGCGCCACCCGCCCACCAAGATAGGGATTTTTTTCCACGAGGATGACCTCGTAGCCCATTTCGGCGGCCTCCAGGGCAGCGGTGATGCCGCTGAATCCCCCCCCGACCACCAGTATCGCGTTGCCAGACATTGACACCTCCCTGCTCGGATTTGACCTTTCACGGTCAAACGGCCTGATCCGGGACGCCTCGCCCCGGCGCGCCCCGGATCAGACCGTTTGGGACAAACGGCCGGCTTCCGGCTTGAAAAACGGCCGCGGGCAAGAGCCCGCGGCCGTGCTTGGTCCGACTTAGGCGTCGGGGATGATCTTGATGTAAGGACGCTTGAAGACCTTGGTCTCGCGGGTGGCAGGGTCGTACTTCGAGTTCACGAAGCACTTCCACTTGCTGTCGTCCAGGCCCGGGAAGTCACCACGGTAGTAGAAGCCGGGGTAACGGGACTCTTCACGGAAGGCGATGTGCTGCATGTGCATGCGAACGGTCCACAGGCGGTGGAACTGCTCCCAGCAGCGCATCAGTTCGTGCAGGTCGCGGGCGGCCAGCTTCTTGGAGTCCTCTTCCAGCATGGCCAGCAGCTTGAAGCCGGTGCCCAGCAGGGAAGCGGAGGTGGTGTACAGGGTGCCAACGCCTCCGCCGTACTCGTCGGAGCACTTCACGAGGCGCATCATGAAGTTCTTGGGAGAGATGAACTTCGGGTTGACGATGGGGTCGGTGGAGATGCCCTTGTTCTCTTCGAAGGTATACCAAGGCTGGTAGATTTCCTTCTTCAGATCAGCGGCCTTCTCTTTGATAGCGGGCTTGAAGTCCTTGTGGTCAACACACCAGCGCACCATCTGCTTGCCGACGATGCGGCCTTCAGCGTGGGAGCCGGAGGAGAACTTGTGGCCCGAGGCGCCAACGCCGTCAGCGCAGGTCCAGAGGCCGTTAACGGTGGTCATACGGTTGTAGACCTTACCGTTGTCAGCTTTGACCTTGTACTCGTCGGGAACCCACGGCTCGTCGGGACCGGAGGCCCAGATGCCGCAGCAGCCGGAGTGGGAGCCGAGCAGGTAAGGCTCGGTGGGCATGATCTCGGAGCCGGACTTCTCAGGCTCGATGTTCATGGCGGCCCACAGGTTGGCCTGGCCAACGCACATGTCGAGGAAGTCTTCCCACGCCTCGGACTCGAGGTGCTTCTGCTGCTCGGCATTCAGGTTGGCGAAGGTGGCCTGCAGAGCGCCCGCGGTGTCCATGTAGATGGGGCCGCGGCCGGCGCGCATTTCGGCGAGCATCATGTGGTTACGCAGGCAGGTCGGGATAACGTGACCCTTGGCGTAGCCGCGATCCTCGTAGGGCTTCAGCATGGCGCGGTTGGTGGCGCAGTAGTCTTCACCCTTGGAGTTGGTGGCTTTGGCCTTGAACAGCAGGAACCAGGCGCCGACCGGTCCGTAACCGTCCTTGAAGCGGGCGGGGACGAAGCGGTTTTCCATCATGGTCATCTCAGCACCGGCCTGAGCGCACATGGTGTAGGTGGAACCGGCGTTCCAAACGGGGTACCAGGCGCGGCCCATACCCTCGCCAGTGGAGCGGGGCTTGTACACGTTCACCGCGCCGCCGCAGGCTACGACCATGGCGTTGCAGGTGAAGATGTAGACCTTGTTCTCGCGGGTGGAGAAGCCCACGGCGCCGGCGATGCGGTTGGGGGTGTTGGCGTCAAGCAGCAGCTTAACGATGAACACGCGCTCCATGTAGCGGTCCTGGCCAAGGGCGTTCTTCGCGGCTTCAGCCACGATGCACTTGTAGGACTCACCGTTGATCATGATCTGCCAGCGGCCGGAGCGGACGGGCTCGGCGCCGGTGCGCAGGGACTTGCCAGCGGCCTTGGACTGGGCGCCGTCAAGGTTGTGGCCGTGCTCGTCCTTGGTCCAGCAGGGCAGGCCCCACTCCTCGAACAGGTGCACGGAGTCGTCAACGTGACGGCCCAGGTCGAAGATCAAGTCTTCGCGGACGATGCCCATCAGGTCGGTGCGGACCATGCGGACGTAGTCGTCGGCGTTGTTCTTGCCCAGGTAGGTATTGATGGCGGAGAGGCCCTGAGCCACGGCGCCGGAACGCTCGAGGGAGGCCTTGTCCAACAGCATCAGCGACAGGTTGCCGCCGACCTTGTCCATCCAGCGCACGGCCTCATAAGCGGTGCCGCAGGTGCCCATGCCGCCGCCAACCAGCAGCATGTCCACGTATTTTTCGACGATTTCCGGTTCGGCGAGGGCAACGCCCTTCGCCTCTTCTTTCATGGGAATACGGGGCATTTCGCGTGCTCCTTATATTCTTGTGGTTGCGCGTCGGTTCCGCTTATTTGCAGAAGCCATCCAGCCAGCACTGTTCGGTGCCCGCGTCGGCGATGGGGGCCTTCTCGCTGATGGCCACCTGGGGCACTGCCAGATCCCAGGTCTCGGTGAAGAGCTTCTCGTCATCCAGGCTACCGGGCTCGGGCTTGCCATCATAGGGCTTGATGGAGCCTTCAGGGGTGGTCCGGATGGGGAACTTGAAGCGCTTGGCGTTGCCGTTGCGGAACTTGACGGTCCACATGATGGAGTCAGCGGAACGCATGGGAATGCAAACGCCGCCCATGGGTGCGAAGTCGGCATAGGGCCTGGCTTCGATGGCGCCCTGAGGGCAAATCTTGACGCAGGAGTAGCACTCCCAGCAAGCCTCGGGTTCCTGGTTGAAGGCCTTCATTTCCGCCGGGTCGAGGATCATCAGATCGTTGGGGCAAATGTACATGCAGGCGGTTTTCTCGCCGCCCTTGCACCCGTCACATTTGCTCGGATCGACAAAGGTAGGCATACCACGTCCTCCACGCTAGTTTGATGGTTGATTCCTGTTTTCCCACACCACAAAACGATAAACGCAGCCCAGACCCCGAAGGGAAAAAGACGCCCGGCCAGACGAATGAAACGTCACAAGCCGGGCGGCAGATCATGCCGGGCTATACGCGGAAACGGCGAACGCGGCAAAGGCTCGCAAGCGAAGGATGAATTGACCCCACACGAAACTTTTCCGCCCCACCGTAAACCTCCTACTCCTGAGCCACCGGGACCGGCGGCTTGTGAGGAATGTAACGAGACCACGCCCCATCGTCAAGCCGAAAGTGAAATAAATTACAAAAGAACTAAAAAGCTGAAATCTTTATGAATATTACCCACAAAGGGTAGATCTATACAAGGATGGAAGGTTCGCCGGAATTGATTACCACTCCCCAGCTTCAGTGGCAAGGGTTTCTTCTTGAACTGGCCTTTCCTCCTTGCCTTCCGCGATGATTGAAGCCATACAGCCCTTTGTGAACATCCAGGACATGGCCACCGGAAGCGTTGAGAACCACCTTGCCGCCCTACTCGAGGCTGCAGTGGACGCCATCGTTATCATGGGGGCGGACAGGCGTGTTAAGGTTTTCTCAAATGCCGCTGAAAGGCTCTTCGGGTATGCTGCCCACGAAGTCGTCGGGCAAAACGTCAACATGCTTATGCCCGAGCCCTACCATTCGAATCACGACCGCTACGTCAAACGCCATATCGATACCGGCGAGAAGCACATCATCGGCATCGGCCGGGAGGTCGTAGCCAAACGCAAGGACGGCAGCGTTTTCCCCGCCTATCTCTCCGTGGGCGAAGGCACTTCCGAGGAAGGGCTTTTTTTCGTCGGCATCCTTCACGACCTTTCCCGAGAAAAAGACACCTTCCGCCGGGTACGTGAACTGGCGGCCATCGTCGATTCCACAGGTGACGCAGTGATCGGTAAAACGCTGGACGGGGTCGTCACCTATTGGAACAGTGGCGCGGAGGAACTCTACGGGTACACCGCGGCTGAAGCGATCGGCCGCCACGTTGCCGAACTTATCGTACCCGCCGAGAAACACGATGAGCTTGAACAGATTCACCAGGG harbors:
- a CDS encoding metal-binding protein, with product MVQQSACQASHSFFQNRSCRYFPCHSGADTTHFNCLFCYCPLYFLEDCGGDFEMLGGIKDCSKCLKPHAFDGYERTVGRLKEELEKRREIYREDQER
- a CDS encoding FAD-dependent oxidoreductase, encoding MATYDYDLGVIGGGAAGLTAVAGGARLGAKVLLIEKGPALGGDCLHYGCVPSKTLIASANLRHRMLTSSRWGLPDMELPPVDFSKIKARIRQVIEHIQLHDSPERFCSLGAKVEFGSPEFVDEHAVSLNGKTVSADRWIVATGSSPAIPDIPGLRHTPHLTNKSLFSLDELPESLLILGGGAMAVEMAQAFQRLGSSVTMVQRSDQLLSGEDPDMAALVRQRLEAEGVTVITGAKARFASVSYGLRHVGYSLASGEEAVASAKFLLVAMGRSPNVAGLKLEKAGVAYTEKGIPTDSRLRTTADNIFAAGDILGKWLFTHAAGYEGGVALTNAVARLPRKTDYTLMPKATYCEPELATVGLTEAAAAKAGIAVTPHVQRFEDNDRAQADGTPEGLIKMLVDGKEKVVGVQILGSRAGDLLCEWIAALAGGVKLSALAQAVHPYPTLGEISKRVAGEFLAPKIFDGVAPKILKLVFGLKGRACG
- the qmoC gene encoding quinone-interacting membrane-bound oxidoreductase complex subunit QmoC, whose translation is MSSPVRILPDPSFVRELQASGGESVKKCYQCATCSVACPLSPSENPYPRKEMVWAQWGLKDKLMNDIDVWLCHNCGTCSDLCPRGARPGDTLAAIRNMTYRKLVGPACIGEWMSSSKGLPILIAIPAVLFAVIWLITQGGFSIPQGEIKFGKLYPGDYTIDPLFILVFIFMGWSFYKGVMNMWNSFKSLPETFNIGQQVEKPTLVQAIIDVVRDEILTHRKWNDCGKDNTERFKGHWTLVFAFVALAIVTGVVAVSHWGSKVPGFHWLHSLGDTPMPLYSPVKLLAVAGMALGLYGLTMLTRRRLNQDSQKSGSSFYDWYLLGVVWAVFVTGTGAFVLRLAGVAGLAYPMYYLHLISVFMLFAYLPWSKLGHLVYRTTALVYARMSGRLPLSRVEDKVFEI
- a CDS encoding hydrogenase iron-sulfur subunit, yielding MAEKIGVYVCGGCGIGEAVDMDAVCTAVKNKYQPQCPVIKTHPVLCSPEGKAAIEADIAEAGLDAVCLCACSPRSKWDVFTFGDKVQVERVNLREQGVWSFDKVTGELEKAKGIDDMQLICTEYALMGVVKLTKSNIPNPEVAETCKTIMVLGGGWTGLNAANAAASLGYDVVLVEKADALGGKVANFYKTFPLSYPYTEAQETGLDKLIAQVKDNKKVTILTGTILEKFSGAPGQYKAELSNGQTLDIGSMVLATGWDPGDTKYLEPLGYGEIKNVITTAELEKMAKGGAITRPSDNKVPKSVAFLLNTSLCTTVACPADVALECDKEGDAPQDPPAQAAEAPAEGEEAGPAPFCDLESQRHLALSSELSTLVALKQANYVVEKNPEAAAYIFYDHMMVPGINERYYKAAQDKPGIMLSKADIKGVKSGSGGSVIITMANTLLGESIEIEADLVVLPTALVPTTAHSPVINLEYRQGLAFPDLGLFEGYADSNYICFPYETRRTGIYAAGAVRQPMGLALAGDDAMGAALKAIQCVSSANKGVAVHPRSGDRSYPVFNFVRCTQCKRCTEECPFGALDDDPKGTPMPNPTRCRRCGTCMGACPERVISFDNYNIDMIGSMIREMQVPPKMDVGGPRVLILACENDAYPALDMAAMRKKAWSPYVRVIPVRCLGSVNAIWVADAMSKGIDGVMLLGCKYGDDYQCHFVKGSELCNRRKENISESLNRLGVEAERVDQLQVSIDEYDTVPDLIDDFMKMITKLGPNPFKGY